One Streptomyces sp. R28 DNA window includes the following coding sequences:
- a CDS encoding acyl-CoA dehydrogenase, producing MTTATGLAPKRADELEHLLGPLSDPANPTGATAVLAADERAEMLTAGEALLHSYGLNAEFVPPELGGRLERADHLAEVMRALYRRDPALGLGYGASSLIAGVTLWTAGDERQTERAAGLLLDGRRIAIAFHELAHGNDMAGTEFAAHTAPDGGLRLSGRKEVVTNIARADAMVLLARTDPRPGPRSHSLVLVDRASADPAHLTDLPRFGTVGMRGVQLGGLSFDELPVPASAVLGPVGSGLETALKALQITRTVLPAMTTGILDTGLRIALDHLTGRRLYGGPATALPHVRSVLAGVFADLLRAEALGAVGARALHLAPGAASVYASAVKFEVSRLLLEAMDRLAELLGAHFYLREGPTALFQKLLRDLAPVGFGHIARAACQMSLLPQLPLLARRTWNRPGTEAPGDLFALDRALPPLPYDRLALHAAGRDPIAGSLHALLDAPWTPEHADLRAAIAGDRADLAELAAVCGQLSPVDLGVEARPEHYDLVTRYVRLLSRTACVQVWRHAGPGDFLADPAWARAALHRSAPGPHRPGPLPAQVEDALFAELLDRRATGRSFGLTGRQLAV from the coding sequence ATGACCACCGCCACGGGCCTGGCCCCCAAGCGCGCCGACGAACTGGAACACCTGCTCGGCCCCCTCTCCGACCCGGCCAACCCCACCGGAGCGACCGCCGTCCTTGCCGCCGACGAACGCGCCGAGATGCTCACCGCCGGAGAGGCACTGCTGCACTCGTACGGGCTGAACGCCGAGTTCGTACCGCCCGAGCTGGGCGGTCGTCTGGAGCGGGCCGACCACCTCGCCGAGGTCATGCGTGCCCTGTACCGCCGCGACCCCGCGCTCGGCCTCGGCTACGGCGCCAGCTCGCTCATCGCCGGAGTCACCCTGTGGACCGCCGGCGACGAACGGCAGACCGAACGCGCCGCCGGCCTGCTCCTGGACGGCCGACGCATCGCCATCGCCTTCCACGAACTGGCGCACGGCAACGACATGGCGGGCACGGAGTTCGCCGCGCACACCGCACCCGACGGCGGGCTGCGGCTGAGCGGACGTAAGGAAGTGGTCACCAACATCGCGCGGGCCGACGCCATGGTCCTCCTCGCCCGCACGGATCCCCGGCCCGGCCCGCGCAGCCACTCCCTGGTCCTCGTCGACCGGGCGAGCGCCGACCCCGCGCACCTCACCGACCTGCCGCGCTTCGGCACCGTCGGCATGCGGGGCGTCCAGCTCGGCGGCCTGAGCTTCGACGAACTGCCCGTGCCCGCCTCCGCGGTGCTCGGCCCCGTCGGCTCCGGCCTGGAGACCGCGCTGAAGGCCCTCCAGATCACCCGCACGGTCCTGCCCGCGATGACCACCGGAATCCTCGACACCGGACTGCGCATCGCCCTCGACCACCTGACAGGGCGTCGGCTCTACGGCGGCCCCGCGACCGCCCTCCCGCACGTCCGCTCGGTGCTGGCCGGCGTCTTCGCCGACCTGCTGCGCGCCGAGGCGCTCGGCGCGGTCGGCGCCCGTGCACTGCACCTGGCGCCCGGCGCGGCGAGCGTGTACGCCTCCGCGGTCAAGTTCGAGGTGTCCCGCCTGCTACTGGAGGCCATGGACCGCCTCGCGGAACTCCTGGGTGCCCACTTCTACCTGCGCGAGGGACCGACCGCGCTGTTCCAGAAGCTGCTGCGCGACCTCGCCCCCGTCGGCTTCGGGCACATCGCGCGCGCCGCCTGCCAGATGAGCCTGCTGCCGCAACTCCCGCTGCTGGCCCGCCGCACCTGGAACCGCCCCGGCACCGAGGCGCCCGGCGACCTGTTCGCGCTCGACCGGGCGCTGCCGCCCCTGCCGTACGACCGGCTGGCCCTGCACGCCGCGGGCCGCGACCCGATCGCCGGTTCCCTCCACGCCCTGCTCGACGCGCCCTGGACGCCCGAGCATGCCGACCTGCGGGCCGCCATCGCCGGCGACCGCGCCGATCTGGCCGAACTGGCTGCCGTGTGTGGGCAGTTGTCGCCGGTGGACCTGGGTGTCGAGGCCCGCCCCGAGCACTACGACCTCGTCACCCGGTACGTACGCCTCCTGTCCCGGACCGCCTGCGTCCAGGTGTGGCGGCACGCCGGACCGGGGGACTTCCTGGCCGACCCCGCCTGGGCGCGCGCGGCCCTGCACCGCTCGGCCCCCGGCCCGCACCGGCCGGGCCCGCTGCCCGCCCAGGTCGAGGACGCGCTCTTCGCCGAACTCCTGGACCGCCGGGCCACGGGCCGCTCCTTCGGCCTGACCGGAAGACAGCTCGCCGTCTGA
- a CDS encoding acyl-CoA dehydrogenase family protein, which translates to MTTTTDLETLLAAHEDDTFSPAALAELDAREEFPGDAVRVLDDAGLAAHYVLPPDGDVSGTCDVSETVRLLRAVARRDLTVAIAHGKTFLGTAPVWVAGTPDQATRLAERVRGGEAVCWGLTERDHGADLLAGELAAVADTESGAGGSGSGSGNGIGGDAGSGVGGGSGGWRLTGEKWLINNATRATLACVLARTDPAGGGRGFSLFLVDKRRLPEGAWRSLPKVRTHGIRGADISGFALDGAPVPADALVGEEGDGIAVVLKTLQLTRIACTALSLGAADHALRLARDFATGRELYGRRLADVPHVRRILGRAAAAALTAEAVSALSARSVHTLPGELSAISAITKAYVPTLTQETLGSLGELLGVRGFLTSPPGGGFAKLERDHRICAIFDGSTVVNRAALLNQMPRLARQPSRRRTDTEGLRVAADLTAPLPPFDRDRLTLLSVTGCSAVQALPDLAEHIREEGPPEAGVLMDRLLAELARMETESADFLPVAGGLPSTAFGLAETYERAYAAAAVLLLWRENPTLRTGRLGLDGLWLRACLAALLGEDGSANASAGDRDKDRECDRANDVFDALADVVLGTPETEFTLWGGTA; encoded by the coding sequence ATGACCACGACGACGGACCTGGAGACCCTGCTCGCCGCCCACGAGGACGACACCTTCTCGCCCGCCGCGCTCGCCGAGCTGGACGCCCGTGAGGAGTTCCCCGGCGACGCGGTCCGCGTCCTCGACGACGCGGGGCTGGCCGCCCACTACGTCCTGCCGCCGGACGGCGATGTCAGCGGGACGTGCGATGTCAGCGAGACGGTACGGCTGCTGCGCGCCGTCGCCCGCCGCGACCTGACCGTGGCCATCGCGCACGGCAAGACGTTCCTCGGGACGGCGCCGGTGTGGGTGGCCGGCACCCCGGACCAGGCCACCCGGCTCGCCGAACGGGTACGCGGGGGCGAGGCGGTCTGCTGGGGACTGACCGAGCGCGACCACGGCGCCGACCTGCTCGCTGGCGAGTTGGCGGCGGTTGCCGACACGGAATCCGGGGCCGGCGGCAGCGGCAGCGGCAGCGGCAACGGCATCGGCGGTGACGCCGGCAGTGGCGTCGGCGGTGGCAGTGGTGGCTGGCGGCTCACCGGCGAGAAGTGGCTCATCAACAACGCCACCCGCGCCACCCTCGCCTGCGTCCTCGCCCGCACCGACCCGGCGGGCGGCGGACGCGGCTTCAGCCTCTTCCTCGTGGACAAGCGACGGCTGCCCGAGGGTGCATGGCGGAGCTTGCCGAAGGTCCGCACACACGGCATCCGCGGCGCCGACATCAGCGGCTTCGCCCTGGACGGCGCCCCGGTTCCCGCCGACGCCCTCGTCGGCGAGGAGGGCGACGGGATCGCCGTAGTCCTCAAAACGCTCCAGCTCACCCGTATCGCCTGCACGGCGCTCTCCCTCGGCGCCGCCGACCACGCCCTGCGGCTGGCCCGGGACTTCGCCACCGGCCGCGAACTGTACGGCCGCCGCCTCGCCGACGTCCCGCACGTGCGGCGCATCCTCGGCCGGGCAGCCGCCGCGGCGCTGACCGCCGAGGCGGTGAGCGCGCTCTCCGCCCGCTCGGTGCACACCCTGCCCGGGGAACTGAGCGCGATCTCAGCGATCACCAAGGCCTACGTCCCGACGCTGACCCAGGAGACGCTCGGCTCGCTCGGTGAGCTGCTGGGCGTACGCGGCTTCCTCACCTCACCGCCCGGTGGAGGCTTCGCCAAACTGGAGCGCGACCACCGCATCTGCGCGATCTTCGACGGCAGCACGGTCGTCAACCGCGCGGCCCTCCTCAACCAGATGCCGCGCCTGGCCCGTCAGCCGAGCCGCCGCCGCACCGACACCGAGGGCCTGCGGGTGGCCGCCGACCTCACCGCGCCCCTGCCCCCGTTCGACCGGGACCGTCTGACGCTGCTGTCCGTCACGGGCTGCAGCGCCGTGCAGGCCCTGCCGGACCTGGCGGAGCACATACGGGAGGAAGGGCCACCGGAGGCGGGTGTGCTCATGGACCGGCTGCTCGCCGAACTCGCCCGGATGGAAACGGAGTCGGCGGACTTCCTGCCGGTGGCGGGCGGACTGCCCAGCACCGCCTTCGGCCTGGCCGAGACCTACGAACGCGCCTACGCCGCTGCCGCCGTCCTGCTGCTGTGGCGGGAGAACCCGACCCTGCGCACGGGACGGCTCGGCCTGGACGGCCTGTGGTTGCGGGCCTGCCTGGCCGCCCTGCTCGGTGAGGACGGCAGCGCCAACGCGAGCGCCGGCGACCGCGACAAGGACCGCGAATGCGACCGCGCCAACGACGTCTTCGACGCCCTGGCCGACGTCGTTCTCGGCACGCCCGAGACGGAGTTCACCCTGTGGGGAGGCACCGCATGA
- a CDS encoding acyl carrier protein, with translation MTAGNRDVHTWLTERVATYLRRSPEDIDTSVPLADYGLDSLTALAITADIEDEFEVTVDDALTWDHPTVDALSAALSGLVGEKQA, from the coding sequence ATGACTGCTGGCAACCGTGACGTGCACACCTGGCTGACCGAGCGCGTGGCGACCTACCTGCGCCGTTCGCCGGAGGACATCGACACGTCCGTACCGCTGGCCGACTACGGCCTGGACTCCCTGACGGCGCTGGCCATCACCGCCGACATCGAGGACGAGTTCGAGGTGACCGTGGACGACGCGCTGACCTGGGACCATCCCACGGTCGACGCGCTGAGCGCGGCTCTGTCCGGGCTGGTCGGCGAGAAGCAGGCCTGA